In Streptomyces durocortorensis, a genomic segment contains:
- a CDS encoding NUDIX hydrolase produces the protein MSFRLAAYAVCIEGGRVLLARHVPPEGESNWTLPGGRVEHAEDPFDAVIREVAEETGCDAVVERLLGVDSRVIPAAERAIPGGSEHQNVGIFYQVRITGGQLRPEPNGEIAESVWTPVPHVPRLRRSSLVDIGLALAHTLPASGHVAPVSVGGLIQH, from the coding sequence ATGAGTTTTCGGCTGGCGGCATATGCCGTGTGTATCGAGGGCGGGCGAGTCCTGCTCGCCCGCCACGTGCCGCCGGAGGGCGAGAGTAACTGGACGCTTCCGGGGGGCAGGGTCGAGCACGCGGAGGATCCGTTCGACGCGGTGATCCGGGAGGTCGCTGAGGAGACCGGCTGCGACGCGGTGGTCGAACGCCTGCTGGGCGTTGACTCCAGGGTGATCCCTGCAGCCGAACGTGCCATTCCCGGTGGATCAGAGCATCAGAACGTCGGCATCTTTTATCAGGTTCGCATCACGGGCGGCCAACTCCGGCCGGAACCGAACGGCGAAATCGCCGAGTCAGTCTGGACTCCAGTCCCCCACGTCCCCAGACTGCGCCGGTCATCTCTGGTCGACATCGGCCTCGCACTGGCACACACGCTTCCGGCGAGCGGCCACGTCGCTCCTGTTTCGGTCGGCGGCCTGATCCAGCACTGA
- a CDS encoding IS256 family transposase has product MTSNNVTKAEPVEPSETLPSKSVDDRLIDELVGRAQAEGLQLTGEGGLLQQLTKRLLESALEGEITDHVGYDKHDPVGKNGGNSRNGTRAKTVLTDVGLVEIAVPRDREGSFEPKIVKKRQKRLSGVDEMVISLAAKGLTTGEVQAHLAEVYGADVSRQTISTITGKVLEGMAEWQNRPLDAVYPVVFIDAIHVKIRDGAVANRPIYVALAVTVEGRRDILGLWAGDGGEGAKHGTHILTEIKNRGVNDVLMLVRDGLKGLPDAVETVLKCVYMAIMSLDPTGKGQARWTMRWRTALNAFDITFDGRLSAARQ; this is encoded by the coding sequence ATGACCAGCAACAACGTGACCAAGGCCGAGCCCGTCGAGCCGTCTGAGACGTTGCCGTCGAAGTCTGTGGACGACCGGCTGATCGACGAGTTGGTGGGCCGGGCTCAGGCGGAGGGCCTGCAGCTGACCGGCGAGGGCGGGCTGCTCCAGCAGCTGACCAAACGGCTCCTGGAGTCGGCCCTGGAGGGCGAGATCACCGATCACGTCGGCTATGACAAGCACGATCCGGTGGGGAAGAACGGCGGCAACTCCCGCAACGGCACCCGCGCCAAGACCGTTCTGACCGACGTGGGCCTGGTGGAGATAGCCGTGCCCCGCGACCGCGAGGGCTCCTTCGAACCGAAGATCGTCAAGAAGCGCCAGAAGCGTTTGTCCGGCGTCGACGAGATGGTCATCTCACTCGCGGCGAAGGGCCTGACCACCGGCGAGGTCCAGGCCCACCTGGCCGAGGTCTATGGCGCCGACGTGTCGCGCCAGACGATCTCCACGATCACCGGCAAGGTCCTCGAAGGCATGGCCGAATGGCAGAACCGGCCCCTGGACGCCGTCTACCCGGTGGTCTTCATCGACGCCATCCACGTAAAGATCCGCGACGGCGCGGTCGCCAACCGGCCCATCTACGTGGCCCTGGCCGTCACCGTCGAGGGCCGGCGGGACATTCTCGGGCTGTGGGCCGGCGACGGCGGCGAGGGCGCCAAGCACGGGACGCACATCCTCACCGAGATCAAGAACCGCGGTGTGAACGACGTCCTCATGCTCGTCCGCGACGGGCTGAAAGGGCTTCCTGACGCGGTCGAGACCGTCCTTAAGTGCGTCTACATGGCAATCATGTCGCTCGACCCGACCGGCAAGGGCCAGGCCCGGTGGACCATGCGCTGGAGAACCGCTCTGAACGCCTTCGACATCACCTTCGACGGCCGACTCTCCGCAGCACGCCAGTAA
- a CDS encoding class I SAM-dependent methyltransferase yields the protein MSEIAGGTPAPDSSYWAADRYQHIANRLMPISTAMCDLAKLRANELVLDVGCSTGNASLTAARRQCKTTGIDLDPGMLAVAARRAETEMLAVTFRRADMQRLPFSDESFDAVLSAYAAMFAEDARATVAELLRVCRPNGRIVLAHWDPDSVITGMFALLNAYCPDVDDGTDVASRWGTADGLSELFGANATIYTRPRHIHVEAVSAKHWAENICLNFGPARQTLAAVDADTGRQVRHELAELFHRYDETDTPGVARIRVDYLEGMVTPIRRTYVKAAPSAQGSRPGI from the coding sequence ATGAGCGAAATAGCGGGTGGGACTCCGGCTCCGGACTCCTCCTACTGGGCGGCCGACCGCTACCAGCACATCGCCAACCGGCTGATGCCGATCAGCACAGCCATGTGCGACCTCGCCAAGCTGCGCGCCAATGAGCTGGTCCTGGACGTGGGTTGCTCCACGGGGAACGCCTCCCTGACCGCGGCGCGCCGCCAGTGCAAGACGACGGGGATCGATCTGGACCCCGGAATGCTCGCCGTCGCCGCACGCCGGGCCGAGACGGAGATGCTGGCCGTCACCTTCCGCCGGGCCGACATGCAGAGACTGCCGTTCTCCGACGAGAGCTTCGACGCGGTCCTCTCCGCCTACGCGGCAATGTTCGCGGAGGACGCGCGCGCGACGGTGGCCGAGCTGCTGCGTGTCTGCCGGCCCAACGGCAGGATCGTGCTCGCGCACTGGGATCCCGATTCGGTGATCACGGGCATGTTCGCTCTTCTGAACGCGTACTGCCCGGATGTCGACGACGGGACCGACGTGGCTTCGCGGTGGGGTACCGCCGACGGGCTCTCGGAACTGTTCGGGGCCAACGCGACGATCTATACCCGCCCCAGGCACATCCATGTGGAAGCCGTCAGCGCGAAGCACTGGGCCGAGAACATCTGCCTGAACTTCGGCCCCGCCCGCCAGACGCTGGCCGCCGTGGACGCGGACACCGGCAGACAGGTCCGGCACGAACTGGCCGAGCTGTTCCACCGGTACGACGAGACCGACACTCCAGGGGTGGCGAGGATACGCGTCGACTACCTCGAAGGTATGGTGACTCCGATCCGCAGAACGTACGTCAAAGCCGCCCCGTCGGCGCAGGGTAGTCGGCCGGGCATCTGA
- a CDS encoding TIGR00645 family protein yields MTGDSLGYALFATRWLQAPLYLGLVIAQGVYVYQFFQELLTLIERVASGHVEDSYIMLSVLKLIDVVMIANLLIMVIVGGYETFVSRIILHDHRDRPEWMSHVNSNILKVKLAIAIVGISSIHLLQEFVNMRETPSKDLMWGTIIHLAFIVSALALAYIAGPMGPHDAGTHPQSGDEDHMREAFPATSTTSDHIRRSPSNPPSSPN; encoded by the coding sequence ATGACGGGCGACTCCCTCGGTTACGCCCTGTTCGCCACACGCTGGCTTCAGGCGCCACTCTACCTTGGGCTCGTGATCGCCCAAGGCGTATATGTGTATCAGTTCTTCCAAGAACTGCTCACACTCATCGAAAGAGTCGCCTCAGGGCACGTGGAGGACAGCTACATCATGCTGTCTGTGCTCAAACTGATCGACGTCGTCATGATCGCAAACCTGCTGATCATGGTGATTGTCGGCGGGTACGAGACGTTCGTCTCACGCATCATCCTGCATGACCACCGGGACCGTCCGGAATGGATGTCCCACGTCAACTCGAACATCCTGAAGGTCAAGTTGGCGATCGCGATCGTGGGCATCTCCTCCATTCATCTCCTGCAGGAATTCGTCAACATGCGGGAGACCCCCTCGAAGGACCTCATGTGGGGGACGATCATCCATCTCGCTTTCATCGTCTCCGCGCTGGCCCTGGCCTATATAGCCGGCCCCATGGGCCCTCACGATGCGGGTACTCACCCGCAGTCGGGCGACGAAGACCACATGCGTGAGGCGTTCCCCGCCACCTCGACAACCAGCGACCACATCCGCAGGTCGCCCTCGAACCCCCCATCCAGCCCGAACTGA
- a CDS encoding class I adenylate-forming enzyme family protein, whose amino-acid sequence MTAVNDVTATAHALGASRTFWELIEARAALTPDRPVLLQEDRSLTFGGLRDRAERVAAGLYGMGVRAGSVVAWQLPTRLETALLSFALTRLGAVQTPVIPFYRDREVRFALRESGAAFFAVPGVRRGFDHTAMAERIAGELADPPRVFEAYDTLPDGDPAVLPPPPGPETGEEIRWIYWTSGTTSDPKGVLHTDRSLIAGGSCLAHALRLSADDVGSMAFPYAHVAGPDYTVMLLLYGFPAVMFEQFALPDALAEYRRHGVTVAGGSTAFYAMFLAEQRKAPDRPLIPSLRLLAGGGAPKPPEVYHAVVREMGVQLTHGYGMTEVPMITMGAPDDTPENLALTEGRPPEGMEIRIADEHGKPLPYGSEGEVRLRGEAVCRGYLDAAASAAAFDAEGFLITGDLGRLQESGHLTLTGRLKDIIIRKGENISAKEIEDLLHIHPGVADAAVIGLPDAERGERVCAVVEQPPGAPPLTLAELSAHLRGAGLSVHKLPEQLEVLDALPRNETLRKVLKYRLRERFGG is encoded by the coding sequence GTGACCGCCGTGAACGACGTGACCGCGACCGCCCACGCGCTGGGCGCGTCCCGCACCTTCTGGGAGCTGATCGAGGCGCGCGCCGCCCTCACCCCCGACCGCCCGGTCCTGCTCCAGGAGGACCGGTCCCTGACCTTCGGCGGGCTGCGGGACCGCGCCGAGCGCGTGGCCGCCGGACTGTACGGGATGGGCGTGCGGGCGGGCAGCGTGGTCGCCTGGCAGCTGCCGACCCGGCTGGAGACGGCCCTGCTCTCCTTCGCCCTGACCCGGCTCGGGGCCGTACAGACCCCGGTCATCCCGTTCTACCGGGACCGCGAAGTGCGGTTCGCCCTCAGGGAGTCGGGGGCAGCGTTCTTCGCCGTGCCGGGCGTCCGGCGCGGCTTCGACCACACCGCGATGGCCGAGCGGATCGCCGGGGAACTGGCCGACCCGCCGCGCGTCTTCGAGGCGTACGACACCCTCCCCGACGGCGATCCGGCCGTGCTGCCGCCCCCGCCCGGACCGGAGACGGGCGAGGAGATCCGCTGGATCTACTGGACCTCGGGCACCACCTCCGACCCCAAGGGCGTCCTGCACACCGACCGTTCCCTGATCGCGGGCGGCTCCTGCCTCGCCCACGCCCTGAGGCTGTCGGCGGACGACGTGGGCTCGATGGCGTTCCCGTACGCGCATGTCGCCGGGCCCGACTACACGGTGATGCTGCTGCTGTACGGGTTCCCGGCGGTGATGTTCGAGCAGTTCGCGCTGCCGGACGCGCTGGCGGAGTACCGGCGCCACGGGGTGACCGTGGCGGGCGGGTCGACCGCGTTCTACGCGATGTTCCTGGCCGAGCAGCGCAAGGCGCCGGACCGGCCGCTCATCCCGTCGCTGCGGCTGCTCGCGGGCGGCGGGGCGCCGAAGCCGCCGGAGGTGTACCACGCGGTGGTACGGGAGATGGGCGTCCAGCTCACCCACGGGTACGGCATGACCGAGGTCCCGATGATCACCATGGGAGCGCCGGACGACACCCCGGAGAACCTGGCCCTGACCGAGGGGCGGCCGCCGGAGGGGATGGAGATCCGGATCGCCGACGAGCACGGCAAGCCGCTCCCGTACGGAAGCGAGGGCGAGGTGCGGCTGCGTGGGGAGGCGGTCTGCCGGGGATATCTCGACGCCGCCGCCTCCGCCGCGGCCTTCGACGCCGAGGGGTTCCTGATCACCGGGGACCTGGGGCGGCTCCAGGAGAGCGGGCACCTCACGCTCACCGGGCGGCTCAAGGACATCATCATCCGCAAGGGCGAGAACATCTCCGCCAAGGAGATCGAGGACCTGCTGCACATCCACCCGGGCGTGGCCGACGCGGCGGTCATCGGGCTCCCGGACGCGGAGCGCGGCGAACGGGTCTGCGCGGTGGTCGAACAGCCGCCCGGCGCCCCGCCCCTGACGCTCGCCGAACTCTCCGCCCATCTGCGGGGCGCGGGGCTCTCCGTCCACAAGCTGCCCGAGCAGCTGGAGGTGCTCGACGCGCTGCCCCGCAACGAGACGCTGCGCAAGGTGCTCAAATACCGGCTGCGGGAACGGTTCGGCGGGTGA
- a CDS encoding CoA transferase, with protein MKITAIENCWEQHLADIGLTVQADPAVAGQALVSTGGKEPVRLRIAGSSPLRMDQESAVQAATGLMHMYGLREGAGPRRLGLPYASVNTAVMAAQGIYASLIGQARGSTRGSTLTMNPGAGVLLGQSHHVELAEEGTDVEAYGTGEPPPFRTQDGHLIEIETLKPERWDAFWRRLGADRRDVGRAWRAHEARQWTACFRAPESLHRAALRPLAYIQAVAEREGVCIMQLDGGIADQLTEPWVNAPSPTRRRAMPHRESRISPKWLPLYGMTVVEASHFLQGPYAGRVLALLGAQVIRLEPPAGDPARGIEPVVNGCSVSFRALHRGKATLNVDLTNTHDRHLVHELIADADVFVTNWSPGLLGRTHLDYTTLHHVNPSLVYGQASGGMPDTEGWPHTATDWSIQAASGMARALRPEEEDPAVSQMTLLDPLGGMLCAEGVLAALLHREDSGQGGLVETSLRHAARLLMSFPYVRGGPLFHPLPTKDGYLAVDDSPQLRALLDMSESSDRLAFTQVLASKPAAEWEKELTEAGAVATHARSMAEVLCDPPDTNWLRFHRGIQAELPWRMS; from the coding sequence GTGAAGATCACGGCGATAGAGAACTGCTGGGAACAGCACCTGGCCGACATCGGCCTGACCGTCCAGGCGGACCCGGCGGTGGCCGGGCAGGCCCTGGTCTCCACCGGCGGCAAGGAGCCCGTGCGCCTGCGCATCGCAGGGAGCTCGCCTCTCCGTATGGACCAGGAGTCGGCAGTCCAGGCGGCCACCGGGCTGATGCACATGTACGGCCTGCGTGAAGGCGCCGGGCCACGCCGACTGGGCCTGCCCTACGCCTCGGTGAACACGGCCGTCATGGCCGCGCAGGGCATCTATGCCTCCCTCATCGGCCAGGCAAGGGGTTCCACCCGTGGCTCCACGCTGACGATGAACCCCGGCGCCGGGGTCCTCCTCGGCCAGTCCCACCACGTCGAACTCGCAGAGGAGGGAACGGACGTCGAAGCCTACGGCACTGGTGAGCCACCACCGTTCCGTACCCAGGACGGCCACCTCATCGAGATCGAGACGCTGAAGCCCGAGCGTTGGGACGCGTTCTGGCGGCGCCTCGGTGCGGACCGAAGGGACGTCGGCCGGGCGTGGCGGGCCCACGAGGCCCGGCAGTGGACAGCGTGTTTCCGGGCACCGGAGTCCCTCCACCGGGCGGCCCTCCGTCCACTCGCCTACATCCAGGCCGTGGCGGAGCGTGAAGGCGTCTGCATCATGCAGTTGGACGGCGGCATCGCGGACCAGCTGACCGAGCCCTGGGTAAATGCCCCGTCCCCGACGCGCCGCCGGGCAATGCCGCACAGAGAGTCGCGGATCTCCCCGAAGTGGCTTCCACTCTACGGAATGACAGTGGTGGAGGCGTCTCACTTCCTCCAGGGCCCGTACGCCGGCCGTGTCCTCGCCCTGCTGGGGGCACAGGTCATCCGCCTGGAACCTCCGGCAGGGGATCCGGCCCGCGGGATCGAACCAGTCGTCAACGGGTGCTCGGTCTCCTTCCGGGCCCTGCACCGCGGCAAGGCGACTCTCAACGTCGACCTGACGAACACTCACGACCGCCACCTAGTCCACGAGCTGATCGCGGACGCGGACGTCTTCGTGACGAACTGGTCGCCAGGGTTGCTCGGGCGTACGCACCTCGACTACACAACCCTGCACCACGTCAACCCCTCGCTCGTCTACGGACAGGCATCCGGTGGGATGCCCGACACGGAGGGGTGGCCCCACACTGCCACCGACTGGTCCATCCAGGCCGCTTCGGGTATGGCGCGCGCGTTGCGGCCGGAGGAAGAGGACCCGGCGGTCTCCCAGATGACACTCCTGGACCCGCTCGGCGGGATGCTCTGTGCCGAAGGGGTCCTGGCAGCGCTGCTGCACCGGGAGGACAGCGGCCAGGGCGGGCTGGTCGAAACATCGCTGCGGCACGCGGCACGGTTGCTCATGAGCTTCCCGTACGTCAGGGGCGGCCCGCTCTTTCACCCGCTGCCGACCAAGGACGGCTACCTGGCGGTGGACGACAGCCCGCAGCTGCGCGCACTCCTGGACATGAGCGAGTCGTCCGACCGCCTGGCCTTCACCCAGGTCCTCGCCTCGAAGCCAGCCGCCGAGTGGGAGAAGGAGCTGACGGAGGCCGGTGCGGTCGCCACACACGCCCGGTCAATGGCAGAGGTGCTGTGCGACCCGCCCGACACGAACTGGCTGCGCTTCCACCGGGGCATCCAGGCCGAACTCCCCTGGAGGATGTCATGA
- a CDS encoding YdcF family protein, which yields MSDNQQALTEDQRQQAKLIWDYHQMHHETRPVDAAIGLGSHDLGVAAFSAKLYRAGLFPHLVFTGGNSPTTAKVFPRGEAMHFREHAIELGVPASAILLEPNAGNTGQNITLSRAVLATAGITPKTVLLVSKPYMERRSFATARKLWPEVEIVCASEPLEFDDYLKSIGDEKLVLDMLVGDLQRVIEYPKLDFAIAQDVPEDVYAAYESLLAGGFDSRLLTT from the coding sequence GTGAGCGACAACCAGCAGGCCCTCACCGAGGACCAGCGGCAGCAGGCCAAGTTGATCTGGGACTACCACCAGATGCACCACGAGACCCGGCCCGTCGACGCGGCGATCGGCCTGGGCAGCCACGACCTGGGCGTGGCCGCGTTCTCCGCCAAACTGTATCGCGCCGGGCTCTTCCCACACCTGGTCTTCACTGGCGGGAACAGCCCCACCACCGCCAAGGTGTTCCCGCGAGGGGAGGCCATGCACTTCCGCGAGCACGCCATCGAACTCGGCGTCCCCGCCTCGGCGATCCTGCTGGAGCCGAACGCCGGGAACACCGGCCAGAACATCACCCTCTCCCGCGCCGTGCTCGCCACCGCCGGGATCACGCCGAAGACGGTGCTTCTGGTCTCCAAGCCCTATATGGAGCGACGCTCCTTCGCCACCGCCCGCAAACTGTGGCCCGAGGTCGAGATCGTCTGTGCCTCGGAGCCACTGGAGTTCGACGACTACCTCAAGAGCATCGGCGACGAGAAACTCGTCCTGGACATGCTCGTCGGCGACCTCCAGCGGGTGATCGAGTATCCGAAGCTCGACTTCGCCATCGCCCAGGACGTCCCGGAGGACGTGTATGCCGCCTACGAATCTCTCCTCGCCGGCGGCTTCGACAGCCGTCTCCTCACGACTTGA
- a CDS encoding EF-hand domain-containing protein, with protein sequence MDSAEYERKIAHRFAAFDQDGNGYIDRADFNAAAARLLTEFGTTARCDKGQALYTGAEAFWQGMAGIADVDGDQRVTREEFVGGAVKRLRDNPERFAEIARPFLRAAIAVADSDNGGRASVAAVERALRVLGAGDEIAGIAAQSLDTDRDGQIAESDVMAAFAAYFTVIEPDA encoded by the coding sequence ATGGACAGCGCAGAGTACGAGCGAAAGATCGCGCACCGCTTCGCCGCCTTCGACCAGGACGGCAACGGCTACATCGATCGCGCCGATTTCAACGCCGCAGCCGCCCGTCTGCTCACCGAGTTCGGTACGACGGCCCGCTGCGACAAGGGCCAGGCGCTCTACACCGGTGCCGAGGCCTTCTGGCAGGGCATGGCGGGGATCGCCGATGTGGACGGGGACCAGCGGGTCACCCGTGAGGAGTTCGTGGGCGGGGCGGTGAAGCGGCTCCGGGACAATCCGGAAAGGTTCGCGGAGATCGCCCGGCCCTTCCTGCGGGCGGCCATCGCCGTCGCGGACAGCGACAACGGCGGCAGAGCGTCGGTGGCGGCGGTGGAGCGGGCGCTCCGGGTGCTCGGGGCGGGCGACGAGATCGCGGGCATCGCGGCCCAGAGCCTGGACACGGACCGGGACGGGCAGATCGCGGAAAGTGACGTGATGGCGGCGTTCGCCGCGTACTTCACGGTGATCGAGCCGGACGCGTAG
- a CDS encoding WbqC family protein — protein MRDPPAQPLPRLTTLAKLLAADYWIVLDDVQFTRRDYQHRARLAGIGAPLQRQWLSIPTHLPGGRWTAIRNAQIVDPMRSRRRTMQMLRQYFGSSPHWPALDQALAPVLDLFTTTDKTADVTEASTHILLDLLGWKGQVLRSSQLAARPGRTQRLADLAAVTGARSYLCGTGGMTYLETSLFTSCGITITPFRTPTTGGWDSGRAFSALRALMILGPTALADALRAVAANQDESRTVA, from the coding sequence GTGCGCGATCCACCAGCCCAACCTCTTCCCCGGCTGACCACCCTGGCCAAGCTGTTAGCGGCGGACTACTGGATCGTCCTGGACGACGTTCAGTTCACCCGCCGCGACTACCAGCACCGGGCCCGCCTGGCAGGCATCGGCGCCCCGCTCCAACGACAGTGGCTTTCCATCCCCACTCACCTTCCCGGTGGCCGCTGGACTGCCATCAGGAACGCTCAGATCGTCGATCCGATGCGGTCCCGGCGGCGGACCATGCAGATGCTGCGGCAGTACTTCGGGTCCAGCCCGCACTGGCCCGCCCTCGACCAGGCATTGGCCCCGGTGCTCGATCTGTTCACCACCACCGACAAGACCGCCGATGTCACCGAGGCGTCCACGCACATCCTGCTGGACCTCCTCGGCTGGAAGGGCCAGGTCCTCCGCAGCAGCCAGCTGGCGGCCCGGCCGGGGCGGACACAGCGGCTCGCCGACCTGGCCGCAGTCACCGGAGCAAGGTCATATCTGTGCGGAACGGGCGGCATGACATACCTGGAGACCAGCCTCTTCACCTCCTGCGGCATCACCATCACGCCGTTCCGCACTCCGACGACAGGCGGGTGGGACTCCGGCCGTGCGTTCAGCGCGCTCCGGGCTCTGATGATCCTCGGACCGACGGCCCTGGCTGACGCACTGCGGGCCGTCGCCGCTAACCAGGACGAGTCCCGGACCGTCGCGTAA
- a CDS encoding STAS domain-containing protein produces the protein MTLKVDETEQGDWTVLRIRGELDLVTSPVVRQSVHEAVAEGRRDVVLDLSDVFFCDSSGVGVLIASRRLMKSCGGRLRLILPARGAEDGSHVNKVLGALGVRRLFDVYPDARSAADEECSPLSA, from the coding sequence GTGACGCTGAAGGTGGACGAGACCGAGCAGGGTGACTGGACCGTGCTCCGGATACGGGGCGAACTCGATCTGGTGACCTCACCCGTCGTGCGTCAGTCCGTCCACGAGGCGGTCGCCGAGGGGCGGCGCGATGTGGTGCTCGACCTGTCCGACGTCTTCTTCTGCGACTCCAGTGGTGTGGGCGTACTGATCGCGTCGCGGCGGCTGATGAAGTCCTGCGGCGGCAGGCTGCGGCTGATCCTTCCGGCCCGGGGCGCGGAGGACGGTTCGCACGTCAACAAGGTGCTGGGGGCGCTCGGGGTGCGCCGCCTCTTCGACGTCTACCCCGACGCGCGGTCGGCGGCCGACGAGGAGTGCAGTCCGCTGAGCGCCTGA
- a CDS encoding ATP-binding protein, with protein sequence MPDPTQQYFTAKPESVGQARDFALTTLNSWGLSARAEDIRLCVSELASNAVVHGSAPGHGFLVRLEPGDDFVRLEVHDSRSHRPAVRQPSGTAPSGRGLLIVEEFSDGWGVEDRLPLGKIVWSHFKAGEMPC encoded by the coding sequence ATGCCCGACCCCACGCAGCAGTACTTCACCGCGAAGCCCGAATCGGTGGGCCAGGCCCGCGACTTCGCCCTGACCACCCTGAACTCCTGGGGGCTGTCCGCCCGCGCCGAGGACATCCGCCTCTGTGTCTCGGAGCTGGCCTCCAACGCCGTCGTCCACGGATCAGCTCCCGGTCACGGCTTCCTGGTCAGGCTCGAACCCGGCGACGACTTCGTACGCCTGGAAGTGCACGACAGCCGCAGCCACCGCCCCGCAGTCCGGCAACCCTCCGGCACTGCCCCGTCGGGCCGGGGCCTGCTGATCGTCGAGGAGTTCTCCGACGGCTGGGGGGTCGAGGACCGTCTGCCGCTCGGCAAGATCGTCTGGTCGCACTTCAAGGCCGGGGAGATGCCGTGCTGA
- a CDS encoding RNA polymerase sigma factor has translation MAKDTPPRWDRRMQQRLARGEAAALGELYDRFASLVHSQAHRMLDDEDAADLVTREVFAQVWENPEAYDPKQGSMRSWVARLTHLQSVRRLRRAAATSYEAEHGEGAVPDPEELERRVRSATAAARADYIVSSMPAPLRQALELAYIQRRDYRQTAADLGVTEDEARRRLRLGLQLLSTANARPLEGTAPPGYGRAR, from the coding sequence ATGGCGAAGGACACACCGCCGCGCTGGGACCGCAGGATGCAGCAGAGGCTGGCCCGCGGCGAGGCGGCGGCGCTCGGGGAGCTGTACGACCGGTTCGCCTCCCTCGTTCACAGCCAGGCCCACCGGATGCTGGACGACGAGGACGCCGCGGACCTGGTGACCCGCGAGGTCTTCGCCCAGGTCTGGGAGAACCCCGAGGCGTACGACCCGAAGCAGGGCTCGATGCGTTCCTGGGTGGCCCGGCTCACCCACCTCCAGTCGGTGCGGCGGCTGCGCCGGGCGGCGGCCACGTCGTACGAGGCGGAGCACGGCGAGGGCGCCGTGCCCGACCCGGAGGAGCTGGAGCGGCGGGTGCGCAGCGCCACGGCGGCCGCCCGCGCCGACTACATCGTCTCCTCGATGCCCGCCCCGCTGCGGCAGGCACTGGAGCTGGCCTACATCCAGCGCCGCGACTACCGCCAGACCGCTGCGGACCTCGGGGTCACCGAGGACGAGGCCCGTCGCCGCCTCCGGCTGGGCCTCCAGCTGCTCTCCACCGCCAACGCCCGCCCGCTCGAAGGGACCGCGCCACCCGGTTACGGACGAGCCCGGTGA